CGGCGAAGATGGTGATGAAAAAGCAGGAGACAATATCTGGAGCAGGAAAATGGATATTCCGTACAATGCTCCCTCCCAGACTTTTCATCTGGACATCACTGTGTTGGATAAAGAAGGCAATATCATTGCCACGGAGAATGCCGAAGACGAGAATCGGGAAGAGAGCGGGACCATTGATCTGAAGATTGAATGATGGGCACGGAGGTATTGATTTACTGATATTGATTTAGTAGAATTAAGAAATACTCTAAAGTCTGTTTTCTTTAAAATAAATTGAATGGCCCCCGGAGGCACGAATAATAACTCATTCGTGCTTCCGGGGCATCCATCTCATGAAAACATGGATTTAATCACCGGTATTTCGGGAGGTTTGTTGCTGGGTGCTAAGATTGATCGGGACGCTCACCGAATTTCCCCGGAACGATTGGTTGCCTTGGGCCGGCTTAATTTTAGTGAACCTTATGCCATAAGTCCATCTACATAGCCCGGTTTCATCCATTCCACATTTTCATGGTTGAAAAAGGGTCTTAATTGGGCCTGCAGCTCATTCATCCTGGATTCGGACAGCTTTTGAAAATTCCTGATGATCTCAATGTTGGTGTCAATCACCTCTTTGCTGTCCATGGCGATGTTGGCAGCGGTAACATGATCCAGTGACAGGGCATATTTTATCAGATCGGTTGGTCTCAGTCGGTTAATACTTTCTCTGGGCCGTATTACTTTCATGCCCAGTACACCCAAGTTTTTGGCGGCTGCTGCAGGCATGGCCCTTTCCTCAAAGTTCTGGTTTTCCTGCATGTGATTTAGTGCTATGAGCATGGTATCCAGATCATAGTTTTCTGCCACATACTTCATTGCTTTTGCGGATGTATGTCCCGTGAATCCAATAAAACGAATGGCTCCCTGCCGTTGATAATCTTTTAAAACCTGGTATACACCATCCAGATTTCTGGCATCTTCCATCCCGCTGATAGAATGGATTTGGTAAAGATCGATGTAATCGGTCTGCAGCTTTTCAAAGCTTCTTTCAATGGTCCGTTTAGCCCCCTCAGCATCCCTTTCCTGGACTTTTGTTGCCAGAAATACTTTTTTTCTGTGGGTTTTCAGCAGCCGACCCAGTCTTTCTTCACTGTATTCACTCACATTTTTGTAGCTGGCTGCGGTATCCCAGTAATACAATCCTTTGCTTAGGGCATATTCGAGCAGTTCCAGGCCCTTATCCGTGTCTTCTTTCATAAATCTTGAACCGGTACCATAGGTGATCATGGGTATCTTTACGCCGGTTTTGCCAAAGGTCCGGGTGGGCAATCCTTTGGGGTCATAATGAACTGAATGATCTTTGCTCCAGGCCACTTGAGGTACTAAGCCAACGGCAGCGGCAGCATAGGCTGTCCTTTTTAAGAATTCGCGACGGCTGATGTTATTTTTAGTTTTCATAACTGAAAGAATTTTAGGTGAAAACAATTAAGGAAATAAAGCATGTATATGGTTTTTGATTGAATGCAACAAAATATCTAAATATGAATATGTAAAAGTAACAAAAAAATTTGAGGAAATGTTTCGTAACTCCACCATCTTTCCAGTCCAACAAT
The DNA window shown above is from Bacteroidales bacterium and carries:
- a CDS encoding aldo/keto reductase, whose amino-acid sequence is MKTKNNISRREFLKRTAYAAAAVGLVPQVAWSKDHSVHYDPKGLPTRTFGKTGVKIPMITYGTGSRFMKEDTDKGLELLEYALSKGLYYWDTAASYKNVSEYSEERLGRLLKTHRKKVFLATKVQERDAEGAKRTIERSFEKLQTDYIDLYQIHSISGMEDARNLDGVYQVLKDYQRQGAIRFIGFTGHTSAKAMKYVAENYDLDTMLIALNHMQENQNFEERAMPAAAAKNLGVLGMKVIRPRESINRLRPTDLIKYALSLDHVTAANIAMDSKEVIDTNIEIIRNFQKLSESRMNELQAQLRPFFNHENVEWMKPGYVDGLMA